From a region of the Triticum aestivum cultivar Chinese Spring chromosome 7D, IWGSC CS RefSeq v2.1, whole genome shotgun sequence genome:
- the LOC123166498 gene encoding GDSL esterase/lipase At5g45950: protein MYTIKANASYLQSALPFRRQLWHFWRYKQLIRALLGLRRAERIVNRATFIISAGTNDMLLNYIASNRSAGPIAMLRYENHLIARLGNYTQVMRMLGARRFVFVGLPPIGCLPIARTLLGRDPDGCDSDLNQLAASFNSRLIQLSNFINYQPRLRSAYIDTYTIIRAATDNPQNYGLTEVSRGCCGSGMIEVGQTCRGRRTCPDPSKYLYWDAVHPTETTNQLITSLMLDSIAGIYS, encoded by the exons ATGTACACCATCAAGGCAAATG CTTCTTACTTGCAGAGCGCATTGCCATTTCGGAGACAACTGTGGCACTTCTGGCGTTACAAGCAACTGATCCGAGCCCTGCTCGGACTGAGAAGAGCAGAGCGGATCGTTAACAGGGCTACCTTCATCATAAGCGCTGGTACAAATGACATGCTCCTAAACTACATCGCGTCGAACCGATCAGCAGGCCCCATCGCCATGCTGCGGTACGAGAACCACCTGATAGCACGCCTCGGCAACTATACCCAG GTGATGAGGATGCTTGGAGCGAGAAGGTTCGTGTTCGTCGGGCTACCCCCGATCGGCTGTCTACCGATCGCGAGAACATTGCTTGGAAGGGATCCAGATGGATGCGACAGCGATCTAAACCAGCTGGCGGCTTCCTTCAACTCGAGGCTGATTCAGCTGTCGAATTTCATCAACTACCAGCCCCGATTGAGAAGCGCCTACATAGATACCTACACAATCATACGGGCCGCAACTGACAACCCTCAGAATTACG GGCTGACGGAGGTGTCGAGAGGGTGCTGCGGGTCAGGGATGATCGAGGTTGGCCAGACATGCAGAGGGCGAAGGACATGCCCGGACCCGAGCAAGTACTTGTACTGGGATGCTGTCCATCCGACAGAGACAACGAACCAGCTTATCACAAGCCTGATGCTGGACTCCATTGCCGGAATCTACAGCTAG
- the LOC123166957 gene encoding uncharacterized protein At4g28440 → MSTAKPRPTATRGGPAPAATRGAPAPDAPAAPTAAPAAAAKPAVQLRKPVFTTIDKLLPQTHGHNLTARVLSARAVLDKPAARTRVAECLVADPTGTVLFTARNGQIEMLKPGNTVIFRNARIDMFKDTMRLAVDKWGLIEVVEEPADFKVNEDNNMSEIEYELVNVPPKKQERKK, encoded by the exons ATGTCGACGGCGAAGCCCCGCCCCACCGCCACCCGCGGCGGCCCCGCACCCGCCGCCACCCGCGGCGCACCCGCACCCgacgcccccgccgccccgaccgccGCTCCCGCGGCCGCCGCGAAGCCCGCCGTGCAGCTGCGCAAGCCCGTCTTCACCACCATCGACAAGCTGCTGCCGCAGACGCACGGCCACAACCTCACCGCGCGCGTCCTCTCCGCCCGCGCCGTCCTCGACAAGCCCGCCGCCCGCACCCGCGTCGCCGAGTGCCTCGTCGCCGACCCCACCGGCACCGTCCTCTTCACCGCCCGCAACGGCCAGA TTGAGATGCTGAAGCCAGGCAACACGGTGATCTTCCGCAACGCCAGGATCGACATGTTCAAGGACACGATGAGGCTGGCGGTGGACAAGTGGGGCCTGATCGAGGTGGTCGAGGAGCCCGCCGACTTCAAGGTGAACGAGGACAACAACATGTCGGAGATCGAGTACGAGCTCGTGAACGTGCCGCCGAAGAAGCAGGAGCGTAAGAAGTGA